In Bradyrhizobium sp. 200, the sequence ACACACGCACTACAACGAAATCGCCAGTGACGGCCGGACGATCTACGCGGCCACACGCTCGACCGGCCAAATCGAAGAAGGGCCGGTCGGCTTCTCCATCGCCAATCTCGACGACGTTGTGGTGAGTTGGAAGTTCAAGCCGCTCGGTGCCTGGCCGTTCGTCATGGTCACATCGCCGGCGGATCGAGCCTTCATCATCGATACAGACCGACCCGACCAGGTGGTGCGCGGCGTCACCGAGGTGCGCGCCAAGACCTGGGACGCCCTGGGAGTCGTGTCGGCCGTGTGCCGTATCGATGACGGGCCGGTGTGGCCGATGCGAAGGATCGGGACGAGTGCAGCTTGGGGCTGCGCCTGGGACTCAAGCGAGTCGGCGGATGGCGTTCATCACCTCACGGTCCAGGTCAGGACTGCGGATGGTCGCGAGGCTTCCGATACGATCTCGGCGCTGACCAGCCAATCAGGCCGATACGAGATGCCGCAGTGCCGGCCAGGCGATGACGTCAATGCGATCGGAGCCTATCCGGAGAAAGGCATCCTCGGAACGCAACTCGGACCTAACAAGAACGGCCGCAAATGGTGAACCCATAAGCCCAAGTCACTCTCGGACCAGGAGCCCACGATGCGATATCGAGCGCCGCTTGACTGGTTGAACTTCAGCCTTGCCGACGTCAGAGGCTCCTTGGGGCCGTACCTCGGAGTCTTCCTGCTGACCGAACAGCATTGGGATCAGGCGACGAGCGGCATCGTGGCAACGACCGCGGGAATTGTGGGCCTAGTCGTTCACGGACCAGTTGGCGTTTTCATCGACGCGACGCGTTGGAAGCGTGGAGTGGTGGTTGCAGGCCTCGGGGTGTTGACTGCGAGCGCGCTAGCCATCGCGACTGCCCCAAACTTCCCGACCGTGCTAACGGCGCAGACGATGATGGCGGTGGCCGGGGCCGGCTTCGGCCCGGCGATTGCGGCAATCACCCTCGGCATTCTCGGGTCACATAGTCTCGCCTCCCGCATGGGCCGGAACGCCGCCTTCGATCATGCCGGCAACGTCTCGATCGCCATCATAGCCGGCGCCGTCGGATGGTGGTTCTCTCAGAGCGCGGTCTTCTTCCTGGTCCCGATCTTTTCCGTGCTGGCGGCTCTGTCGGTGCTGTCGATCCCGGCCAGCGCCATCGATCACGCGCGGGCGCGCGGTCTCGACGGGACTGATCCTGTCGACGGTGTACAGCCGTCCGGCTTGAGCGTGCTCATCACATGCAAGCCTTTGCTGATCTTCGCCACATGTGTCGCGCTGTTTCATT encodes:
- a CDS encoding metallophosphoesterase; the encoded protein is MSTNAHDQSNVLSWVHFGDLHITHRDEQNYQNFLTLIAHANTNLAAGIDFAVLPGDNAEDGTEEQFLLVKQAIERLTIPLEIIPGDHDAKTGSLDLYRRCLEPELWRSRSISSYRCLFLNARDNGSQKGFGIGPAQTEWLASELRASDASEQWPVLFMHTYPSELGSSAAAVQALMRNHHVIMVDMGHTHYNEIASDGRTIYAATRSTGQIEEGPVGFSIANLDDVVVSWKFKPLGAWPFVMVTSPADRAFIIDTDRPDQVVRGVTEVRAKTWDALGVVSAVCRIDDGPVWPMRRIGTSAAWGCAWDSSESADGVHHLTVQVRTADGREASDTISALTSQSGRYEMPQCRPGDDVNAIGAYPEKGILGTQLGPNKNGRKW
- a CDS encoding MFS transporter, which produces MRYRAPLDWLNFSLADVRGSLGPYLGVFLLTEQHWDQATSGIVATTAGIVGLVVHGPVGVFIDATRWKRGVVVAGLGVLTASALAIATAPNFPTVLTAQTMMAVAGAGFGPAIAAITLGILGSHSLASRMGRNAAFDHAGNVSIAIIAGAVGWWFSQSAVFFLVPIFSVLAALSVLSIPASAIDHARARGLDGTDPVDGVQPSGLSVLITCKPLLIFATCVALFHFANAAMLPLVGQKLALAHKGEETPLMSACIVAAQMVMLPIALLAGAKADAWGRKPIFLGAFAILPIRGVLYTFSDDRFWLVAVQLLDGVGAGIFGVLTPLVLADLMRGTGRYNVSQGAVATLQGIGASLSNTVAGVIVVKAGYSPAFLTLAGIALAACIVFVIAMPETAEHAKKHPREEETSGESAQAATVAPVIASG